One region of Strigops habroptila isolate Jane chromosome 11, bStrHab1.2.pri, whole genome shotgun sequence genomic DNA includes:
- the LRRC43 gene encoding leucine-rich repeat-containing protein 43 isoform X1, which yields MPPSEESPEALIELLKDQHSPWALPPGCSPQDQHLREMAVLEPKLIRGSNVFRVLKSLRIVDKGVSASAGTRKAAHLQARKPRLPVGRENVLRKGHLPHPWDFPGATIAAGVELLPHPQRVALIHVTHVSCRSTLHVSVTLARRWLRDTLAKPNSLQVEEVDEGLLQLEQLEELILSANHISRITSANLPRTLKVLELCCNAVADLQDLCAQPPPELQHLGLGYNRLCGPSQDKFLTAAFWPNLVSLDLSFNNLTDLLGLVSQLSSLEKLRILVLKGNPLALIPTYRGFLVDSLPKLSVLDDIHIGFDERHQFLGLARQPELMRSEARVVVSVGDMKGVPDPSTLQQLADDSGFPVITYSYCVTYEFVEGEELDNGSSTEVTKIHQSPEVATLDADSSAQDTGETKSQQDPAATEEPKASSAKVFVTPGKPWEDTIDYSYRKEHIVKDLMRLKSYLAAGTIVSVVEEKVLSWPVEADPEENTDTNKKAGRGQQMDGAKGPARKDKQKKKKEKSCELRSDPPIRRTLGTRKVTLEALLATEDLVTTLCDFGILITEQPPQPPSVEEKEKSKRKAPVYWWRVKGCSRCH from the exons CCCAGGACCAGCACCTGCGGGAAATGGCTGTGCTGGAACCCAAGCTCATCCGTGGTTCCAACGTCTTCAGGGTTCTCAAGTCCCTGCGGATCGTTGACAAGGGAGTAAGTGCATCTGCTGGTACCCGTAAAGCTGCTCATCTCCAGGCCAGGAAACCACGTCTCCCTGTTGGGAGGGAAAACGTCCTGAGGAAAGGAcaccttccccatccctgggacTTCCCAGGTGCCACTATTGCTGCTGGAGTAGAGCTACTGCCCCATCCCCAGCGTGTTGCACTAATCCATGTTACACATGTGTCATGTAGATCAACACTACATGTCTCTGTCACCTTGGCCAGGAGGTGGCTCAGGGACACATTGGCCAAACCCAACTCTTTGCAGGTGGAGGAGGTTGATGAGGGTCTGTTGCAGTtagagcagctggaggagctcaTCCTCAGCGCCAACCACATCAGTAGGATAACCTCAGCCAACCTGCCCCGGACACTGAAG GTCCTGGAGCTCTGCTGCAATGCTGTGGCTGATCTGCAGGACCTGTGTGCTCAGCCTCCTCCAGAGCTTCAGCACTTGGGGCTGGGATACAACAGGCTGTGCGGACCTTCACAGGACAAGTTCCTCACTGCAGCCTTCTG GCCAAATCTTGTCTCTCTTGACCTGAGCTTTAACAACTTAACGGATCTGCTGGGGCTGGTCTCCCAACTGTCCAGTCTGGAGAAGCTCCGCATCCTGGTGCTCAAAGGGAACCCGCTGGCTCTCATTCCCACTTACAGAGGCTTCCTTGTGGACAGCCTGCCCAAGCTCTCCGTCCTCGATGACATCCACATAGGGTTTGATGAGAGGCATCAGTTCCTTGGTTTGGCAAGGCAGCCAG AGCTAATGAGGAGTGAAGCACGAGTGGTTGTGAGTGTTGGGGACATGAAAGGAGTCCCTGATCCCAGCACTCTTCAGCAGCTGGCGGATGACTCCGGCTTTCCAGTGATCACCTACAGCTACTGTGTGACATATGAGTTtgtggagggagaggagctTGACAACggcagcagcactgag GTGACAAAAATCCATCAGAGTCCTGAGGTGGCCACCTTGGACGCGGACAGCTCTGCTCAGGACACGGGAGAAACAAAGAGCCAGCAGGaccctgcagccacagaggaGCCCAAGGCCAGCTCTG CAAAGGTGTTTGTCACCCCTGGAAAGCCCTGGGAAGATACCATCGACTACAGCTACAGGAAGGAGCATATTGTTAAGGACTTAATGAGGCTGAAGTCCTACCTGGCGGCTGGAACGATTGTCTCTGTTGTGGAGGAGAAG GTGCTCTCATGGCCTGTTGAAGCTGatccagaagaaaacacagacacaaataAGAAAGCAGGACGAGGGCAGCAGATGGACGGTGCCAAG GGTCCTGCACGCAAGgacaagcagaaaaagaagaaggaaaagtcaTGTGAACTCCGCAGTGACCCTCCCATTCGGAGGACCCTGGGCACCAGGAAGGTGACCCTGGAGGCTCTGCTGGCCACTGAGGACCTGGTGACAACTCTGTGTGACTTTGGGATCCTGATCACTGAACAACCACCTCAGCCACCAAGTGTGGAGGAGAAG gaaaaatcaaaaagaaaggcTCCAGTGTACTGGTGGAGGGTCAAGGGCTGCAGCCGGTGCCACTGA